From Diospyros lotus cultivar Yz01 chromosome 4, ASM1463336v1, whole genome shotgun sequence, a single genomic window includes:
- the LOC127799512 gene encoding uncharacterized protein LOC127799512 isoform X2, with the protein MNPHFSRTKAFFSSRSFIINPINRKELRLSAFACQFHSSPSPSYLSRRHEEESRAVRVSVWWDFENCTLPAGANAFRVAQSIAAAIRANGIKGPIQITAFGDVLQLSRSNQEALSATGINLTHIPNGGKNSADRSLLIDLMYWVSQNPPPAHLFLISGDRDFAGILHRLRMSNYNILLASPETAPSVLCCAASIMWHWNTLVKGENLTGKHFNQPPDGPYGSWYAHYRAPLKDPFAVTEQLASSRTEEVSDSNSDPKPRTVPKAVVKQIRRILKSYPEGISLGDLRLELKKCNLSIDKDLYGFKKFSHFLLSMPHILNLCTVGDGQLLIRLVASKVSEPVKTTTGVASGANTNNAESDSVITSKVNGVGSPSSTDVDENASPPKMEINAKESSRKLQEPQVKLAEPPPLSEKVNNAKKTEKHLHLIEDCSSTCDEGFFTRMWRKWFAEKDGVPEKISTSSSESDVSTKAEVARPTSQNTDPADPASLSPSNSKTTMNKVDRDDEPYGDKSSRHTGFWKQIRSWCVFWRKSNFENSREQSVDKLNHVPIDCGKDGLFLQESFWKEMEAFINTPPNGSILVLQSRSREQLAQNLQQQGPSVIRCLGQDDLLNLVDLLISDKKWVTECPSEKYPFKLILPAGKSSSSTPTNSNGLRSLFLSKSECSSNRLLEYDEEKRHQNLPRTGVCLPVINKKASGKSRNEMLADCHKLVDDILKEYPEGFNMASFRKMFLERNGYPLDIQKLGYQKLVTLLQIMPGVKVESTIIYPSSSLETALPSAENNTNISTLNLDDEISDGSKKGDDPDCPWEELGPVASTAPQQNEIDLGSKRSANEETVKQRNHDYEALADDYITDSEEEDSSLVGSDETGKPGINEGDSPLLKILDSWYRTKEEINRKEGRDNVDGKKSLSLINQDFLASM; encoded by the exons ATGAACCCGCATTTTTCACGAACCAaagctttcttctcttctcgtTCCTTCATAATCAACCCCATCAATCGTAAGGAACTCCGCCTCTCCGCTTTCGCGTGCCAATTCCACTCCTCGCCATCGCCTTCGTATTTGTCGCGGCGTCACGAGGAGGAGAGCCGGGCCGTGAGGGTGTCCGTGTGGTGGGACTTCGAGAATTGCACGCTGCCGGCCGGAGCCAACGCATTCAGGGTCGCCCAGAGCATTGCTGCCGCGATTAGGGCAAATGGCATCAAGGGCCCCATCCAGATCACGGCGTTTGGCGATGTATTGCAGCTCTCCAGGTCGAACCAGGAGGCTCTCTCGGCTACTGGGATCAATCTCACTCACATTCCTAATG GTGGAAAAAATAGTGCTGATAGATCCCTTCTTATAGATCTTATGTACTGGGTATCCCAAAACCCTCCTCCAGCACATCTTTTCCTAATTTCTGGTGACAGGGATTTTGCGGGCATTTTACATCGATTAAGAATGAGCAATTACAATATCTTGCTTGCCAGTCCAGAGACTGCTCCAAGTGTTCTTTGCTGTGCTGCAAGTATCATGTGGCATTGGAATACTTTGGTTAAAGGGGAAAACCTTACTGGAAAGCATTTTAACCAACCTCCAGATGGACCATATGGTTCTTGGTATGCCCATTATAGGGCGCCTCTTAAGGATCCATTTGCAGTTACTGAGCAGCTGGCTTCTTCACGAACTGAGGAGGTGTCTGATTCTAATTCAGATCCCAAGCCTCGTACAGTTCCAAAGGCAGTTGTAAAGCAGATTCGGCGAATATTGAAATCTTATCCTGAAGGGATCAGTTTGGGAGACCTCCGTTTGGAGTTGAAGAAGTGTAATTTGAGCATAGATAAGGACTTGTATGGATTTAAAAAATTCTCTCACTTTCTTTTATCGATGCCTCATATTTTAAACCTTTGCACTGTTGGTGACGGCCAGCTTCTTATACGTTTGGTTGCCTCAAAAGTATCTGAGCCAGTTAAAACAACTACAGGTGTAGCTTCAGGAGCTAATACCAATAATGCAGAGTCAGATTCCGTAATAACTTCTAAGGTTAATGGTGTTGGCAGCCCTAGTTCTACAGATGTGGATGAGAACGCATCGCCTCCAAAGATGgaaataaatgctaaagaatCCTCAAGAAAATTGCAAGAGCCACAAGTGAAATTGGCAGAGCCACCTCCACTTTCTGAGAAGGTAAATAATGCCAAGAAAACTGAGAAGCATTTGCATCTTATTGAAGATTGCAGTTCCACATGTGACGAAGGATTTTTCACAAGGATGTGGAGGAAATGGTTTGCTGAAAAAGATGGTGTTCCTGAGAAGATAAGTACTAGTTCCAGTGAGAGTGATGTGAGTACGAAGGCTGAGGTTGCAAGACCAACATCTCAGAACACTGATCCAGCAGATCCAGCTTCACTTTCTCCATCCAACAGTAAAACAACTATGAACAAAGTTGACAGGGATGATGAACCATATGGTGATAAATCTAGTAGACATACCGGTTTTTGGAAGCAGATAAGAAGTTGGTGTGTGTTTTGGAGAAAAAGCAACTTTGAAAACTCAAGGGAACAATCTGTTGACAAACTAAACCATGTACCCATTGATTGTGGGAAAGATGGATTATTTTTACAGGAATCTTTCTGGAAGGAAATGGAGGCATTTATAAATACACCACCAAATGGTTCAATCCTTGTCTTACAATCAAGAAGCAG GGAGCAGCTGGCTCAGAACTTGCAACAGCAAGGGCCTTCAGTTATCAGATGCCTTGGTCAAGACGATCTTCTTAATCTGGTGGACTTGTTAATTTCAGATAAGAAGTGGGTGACAGAGTGCCCCTCTGAAAAGTATCCTTTCAAACTCATCCTACCTGCTGGAAAGAGTTCCAGTTCCACTCCTACCAATTCAAATGGCTTAAGATCTCTCTTTTTATCAAAATCTGAGTGTAGTTCAAACAGATTGCTGGAATATGATGAAGAAAAAAGACACCAGAATCTTCCACGCACTGGAGTCTGTCTGCCTGTCATCAATAAGAAAGCTTCTGGCAAGTCCAGAAATGAGATGTTAGCTGACTGTCATAAGCttgttgatgacattttgaaGGAATACCCTGAAGGGTTCAATATGGCCTCCTTTAGAAAAATGTTTCTAGAGCGGAATGGCTATCCTTTGGATATTCAAAAGCTGGGATACCAAAAACTGGTGACCTTGTTACAGATAATGCCTGGGGTGAAAGTAGAATCCACTATCATTTATCCAAGTTCTAGCCTTGAAACTGCACTTCCTAGTGCTGAAAATAATACCAATATTTCAACATTAAATTTAGATGATGAAATATCTGACGGATCCAAGAAAGGCGATGATCCTGACTGTCCATGGGAGGAGCTAGGGCCTGTTGCCAGCACAGCTCCCCAGCAAAATGAAATCGATTTGGGGTCCAAAAGGAGCGCAAATGAAGAAACTGTAAAGCAGAGAAATCACGATTACGAAGCCCTGGCAGATGATTACATCACAGATTCGGAAGAAGAGGATTCATCCTTAGTTGGATCAGATGAGACAGGGAAGCCTGGAATAAACGAGGGAGATAGCCCATTACTAAAGATTCTTGACTCGTGGTACAGAACTAAGGAGGAGATCAACAGAAAGGAAGGGCGGGATAATGTGGATGGCAAG AAATCATTGTCCCTAATAAACCAAGATTTCCTTGCTTCCATGTGA
- the LOC127799512 gene encoding uncharacterized protein LOC127799512 isoform X3: MNPHFSRTKAFFSSRSFIINPINRKELRLSAFACQFHSSPSPSYLSRRHEEESRAVRVSVWWDFENCTLPAGANAFRVAQSIAAAIRANGIKGPIQITAFGDVLQLSRSNQEALSATGINLTHIPNGGKNSADRSLLIDLMYWVSQNPPPAHLFLISGDRDFAGILHRLRMSNYNILLASPETAPSVLCCAASIMWHWNTLVKGENLTGKHFNQPPDGPYGSWYAHYRAPLKDPFAVTEQLASSRTEEVSDSNSDPKPRTVPKAVVKQIRRILKSYPEGISLGDLRLELKKCNLSIDKDLYGFKKFSHFLLSMPHILNLCTVGDGQLLIRLVASKVSEPVKTTTGVASGANTNNAESDSVITSKVNGVGSPSSTDVDENASPPKMEINAKESSRKLQEPQVKLAEPPPLSEKVNNAKKTEKHLHLIEDCSSTCDEGFFTRMWRKWFAEKDGVPEKISTSSSESDVSTKAEVARPTSQNTDPADPASLSPSNSKTTMNKVDRDDEPYGDKSSRHTGFWKQIRSWCVFWRKSNFENSREQSVDKLNHVPIDCGKDGLFLQESFWKEMEAFINTPPNGSILVLQSRSREQLAQNLQQQGPSVIRCLGQDDLLNLVDLLISDKKWVTECPSEKYPFKLILPAGKSSSSTPTNSNGLRSLFLSKSECSSNRLLEYDEEKRHQNLPRTGVCLPVINKKASGKSRNEMLADCHKLVDDILKEYPEGFNMASFRKMFLERNGYPLDIQKLGYQKLVTLLQIMPGVKVESTIIYPSSSLETALPSAENNTNISTLNLDDEISDGSKKGDDPDCPWEELGPVASTAPQQNEIDLGSKRSANEETVKQRNHDYEALADDYITDSEEEDSSLVGSDETGKPGINEGDSPLLKILDSWYRTKEEINRKEGRDNVDGKVWSEAKTF, translated from the exons ATGAACCCGCATTTTTCACGAACCAaagctttcttctcttctcgtTCCTTCATAATCAACCCCATCAATCGTAAGGAACTCCGCCTCTCCGCTTTCGCGTGCCAATTCCACTCCTCGCCATCGCCTTCGTATTTGTCGCGGCGTCACGAGGAGGAGAGCCGGGCCGTGAGGGTGTCCGTGTGGTGGGACTTCGAGAATTGCACGCTGCCGGCCGGAGCCAACGCATTCAGGGTCGCCCAGAGCATTGCTGCCGCGATTAGGGCAAATGGCATCAAGGGCCCCATCCAGATCACGGCGTTTGGCGATGTATTGCAGCTCTCCAGGTCGAACCAGGAGGCTCTCTCGGCTACTGGGATCAATCTCACTCACATTCCTAATG GTGGAAAAAATAGTGCTGATAGATCCCTTCTTATAGATCTTATGTACTGGGTATCCCAAAACCCTCCTCCAGCACATCTTTTCCTAATTTCTGGTGACAGGGATTTTGCGGGCATTTTACATCGATTAAGAATGAGCAATTACAATATCTTGCTTGCCAGTCCAGAGACTGCTCCAAGTGTTCTTTGCTGTGCTGCAAGTATCATGTGGCATTGGAATACTTTGGTTAAAGGGGAAAACCTTACTGGAAAGCATTTTAACCAACCTCCAGATGGACCATATGGTTCTTGGTATGCCCATTATAGGGCGCCTCTTAAGGATCCATTTGCAGTTACTGAGCAGCTGGCTTCTTCACGAACTGAGGAGGTGTCTGATTCTAATTCAGATCCCAAGCCTCGTACAGTTCCAAAGGCAGTTGTAAAGCAGATTCGGCGAATATTGAAATCTTATCCTGAAGGGATCAGTTTGGGAGACCTCCGTTTGGAGTTGAAGAAGTGTAATTTGAGCATAGATAAGGACTTGTATGGATTTAAAAAATTCTCTCACTTTCTTTTATCGATGCCTCATATTTTAAACCTTTGCACTGTTGGTGACGGCCAGCTTCTTATACGTTTGGTTGCCTCAAAAGTATCTGAGCCAGTTAAAACAACTACAGGTGTAGCTTCAGGAGCTAATACCAATAATGCAGAGTCAGATTCCGTAATAACTTCTAAGGTTAATGGTGTTGGCAGCCCTAGTTCTACAGATGTGGATGAGAACGCATCGCCTCCAAAGATGgaaataaatgctaaagaatCCTCAAGAAAATTGCAAGAGCCACAAGTGAAATTGGCAGAGCCACCTCCACTTTCTGAGAAGGTAAATAATGCCAAGAAAACTGAGAAGCATTTGCATCTTATTGAAGATTGCAGTTCCACATGTGACGAAGGATTTTTCACAAGGATGTGGAGGAAATGGTTTGCTGAAAAAGATGGTGTTCCTGAGAAGATAAGTACTAGTTCCAGTGAGAGTGATGTGAGTACGAAGGCTGAGGTTGCAAGACCAACATCTCAGAACACTGATCCAGCAGATCCAGCTTCACTTTCTCCATCCAACAGTAAAACAACTATGAACAAAGTTGACAGGGATGATGAACCATATGGTGATAAATCTAGTAGACATACCGGTTTTTGGAAGCAGATAAGAAGTTGGTGTGTGTTTTGGAGAAAAAGCAACTTTGAAAACTCAAGGGAACAATCTGTTGACAAACTAAACCATGTACCCATTGATTGTGGGAAAGATGGATTATTTTTACAGGAATCTTTCTGGAAGGAAATGGAGGCATTTATAAATACACCACCAAATGGTTCAATCCTTGTCTTACAATCAAGAAGCAG GGAGCAGCTGGCTCAGAACTTGCAACAGCAAGGGCCTTCAGTTATCAGATGCCTTGGTCAAGACGATCTTCTTAATCTGGTGGACTTGTTAATTTCAGATAAGAAGTGGGTGACAGAGTGCCCCTCTGAAAAGTATCCTTTCAAACTCATCCTACCTGCTGGAAAGAGTTCCAGTTCCACTCCTACCAATTCAAATGGCTTAAGATCTCTCTTTTTATCAAAATCTGAGTGTAGTTCAAACAGATTGCTGGAATATGATGAAGAAAAAAGACACCAGAATCTTCCACGCACTGGAGTCTGTCTGCCTGTCATCAATAAGAAAGCTTCTGGCAAGTCCAGAAATGAGATGTTAGCTGACTGTCATAAGCttgttgatgacattttgaaGGAATACCCTGAAGGGTTCAATATGGCCTCCTTTAGAAAAATGTTTCTAGAGCGGAATGGCTATCCTTTGGATATTCAAAAGCTGGGATACCAAAAACTGGTGACCTTGTTACAGATAATGCCTGGGGTGAAAGTAGAATCCACTATCATTTATCCAAGTTCTAGCCTTGAAACTGCACTTCCTAGTGCTGAAAATAATACCAATATTTCAACATTAAATTTAGATGATGAAATATCTGACGGATCCAAGAAAGGCGATGATCCTGACTGTCCATGGGAGGAGCTAGGGCCTGTTGCCAGCACAGCTCCCCAGCAAAATGAAATCGATTTGGGGTCCAAAAGGAGCGCAAATGAAGAAACTGTAAAGCAGAGAAATCACGATTACGAAGCCCTGGCAGATGATTACATCACAGATTCGGAAGAAGAGGATTCATCCTTAGTTGGATCAGATGAGACAGGGAAGCCTGGAATAAACGAGGGAGATAGCCCATTACTAAAGATTCTTGACTCGTGGTACAGAACTAAGGAGGAGATCAACAGAAAGGAAGGGCGGGATAATGTGGATGGCAAG GTCTGGAGTGAAGCAAAGACCTTTTAG
- the LOC127799513 gene encoding probable mannitol dehydrogenase, with protein MTEQKHPLKALGWAATDTSGILSPFHFSRRENGDNDVTVKVLYCGVCHSDLHTAKNEWGFTIYPIVPGHEIVGMVTRTGKNVEKFKVGDRVGVGVIVGSCKTCEICQQDLENYCPKVIFTYNSICSDGTKTQGGYSDVMVVDQHYVLRFPDKLPLDAGAPLLCAGITVYSPMKYYGMTEPGKHLGVVGLGGLGHVAVKFGKAFGLKVTVISTSHKKEAEAIENLGADSFLLSTDPSKMKAAMGTMDYIIDTVAAIHPLLPLLGLLKLNGKLVSVGLPDKPLELPVFPLCLGRKLIGGSNTGGMKEMQEMLEFCAEHKIKADIELIRMDEINTAMERLAKSDVKYRFVIDVANSSLSG; from the exons ATGACAGAACAAAAGCACCCACTTAAGGCTCTCGGTTGGGCCGCCACTGATACTTCTGGGATCCTCTCTCCCTTCCATTTCTCCCGAAG AGAAAACGGCGATAATGATGTGACCGTTAAAGTTCTTTACTGTGGGGTTTGTCACTCTGATTTGCACACTGCAAAAAATGAATGGGGGTTCACTATCTACCCTATTGTTCCTGG GCATGAAATTGTAGGTATGGTCACCCGAACTGGGAAAAATGTTGAGAAATTCAAAGttggtgaccgagtgggggTAGGGGTCATTGTTGGGTCCTGTAAAACATGTGAGATCTGCCAACAAGACTTGGAAAATTACTGCCCTAAAGTCATATTTACTTACAACTCAATTTGTTCTGATGGGACAAAGACTCAAGGAGGTTATTCTGATGTAATGGTTGTTGACCAGCACTACGTACTTCGTTTTCCGGATAAGCTCCCCCTTGATGCTGGTGCACCCCTTCTTTGTGCTGGGATCACAGTCTACAGCCCTATGAAATATTATGGAATGACAGAGCCTGGGAAGCATTTGGGTGTCGTGGGACTCGGTGGGCTCGGTCATGTTGCCGTGAAGTTTGGGAAGGCATTTGGGTTGAAAGTTACTGTAATCAGTACTTCACACAAGAAGGAGGCAGAGGCCATTGAGAATCTTGGTGCAGATTCTTTCCTTCTTAGCACCGATCCTTCCAAAATGAAG GCTGCTATGGGTACCATGGACTATATCATTGATACAGTCGCGGCTATTCATCCGTTGCTTCCATTGCTTGGCCTCCTGAAGCTGAACGGGAAACTGGTTAGTGTTGGCCTGCCCGATAAGCCCCTGGAGTTGCCCGTCTTCCCACTATGCTTGG GACGGAAGCTTATTGGGGGAAGCAACACCGGTGGAATGAAAGAAATGCAGGAGATGCTGGAGTTTTGTGCAGAGCACAAGATAAAAGCAGACATTGAGCTGATACGGATGGATGAGATCAACACTGCCATGGAACGTCTGGCCAAGTCTGATGTCAAGTACCGGTTTGTTATCGACGTGGCGAACTCCTCCTTGTCAGGGTAG
- the LOC127799512 gene encoding uncharacterized protein LOC127799512 isoform X1, whose protein sequence is MNPHFSRTKAFFSSRSFIINPINRKELRLSAFACQFHSSPSPSYLSRRHEEESRAVRVSVWWDFENCTLPAGANAFRVAQSIAAAIRANGIKGPIQITAFGDVLQLSRSNQEALSATGINLTHIPNGGKNSADRSLLIDLMYWVSQNPPPAHLFLISGDRDFAGILHRLRMSNYNILLASPETAPSVLCCAASIMWHWNTLVKGENLTGKHFNQPPDGPYGSWYAHYRAPLKDPFAVTEQLASSRTEEVSDSNSDPKPRTVPKAVVKQIRRILKSYPEGISLGDLRLELKKCNLSIDKDLYGFKKFSHFLLSMPHILNLCTVGDGQLLIRLVASKVSEPVKTTTGVASGANTNNAESDSVITSKVNGVGSPSSTDVDENASPPKMEINAKESSRKLQEPQVKLAEPPPLSEKVNNAKKTEKHLHLIEDCSSTCDEGFFTRMWRKWFAEKDGVPEKISTSSSESDVSTKAEVARPTSQNTDPADPASLSPSNSKTTMNKVDRDDEPYGDKSSRHTGFWKQIRSWCVFWRKSNFENSREQSVDKLNHVPIDCGKDGLFLQESFWKEMEAFINTPPNGSILVLQSRSREQLAQNLQQQGPSVIRCLGQDDLLNLVDLLISDKKWVTECPSEKYPFKLILPAGKSSSSTPTNSNGLRSLFLSKSECSSNRLLEYDEEKRHQNLPRTGVCLPVINKKASGKSRNEMLADCHKLVDDILKEYPEGFNMASFRKMFLERNGYPLDIQKLGYQKLVTLLQIMPGVKVESTIIYPSSSLETALPSAENNTNISTLNLDDEISDGSKKGDDPDCPWEELGPVASTAPQQNEIDLGSKRSANEETVKQRNHDYEALADDYITDSEEEDSSLVGSDETGKPGINEGDSPLLKILDSWYRTKEEINRKEGRDNVDGKVNCSQIVLKPSDSPAASIETETPPFRSGVKQRPFRRYSFVEDQPRGNKDELIDGILGTLKKRGGDSRVQG, encoded by the exons ATGAACCCGCATTTTTCACGAACCAaagctttcttctcttctcgtTCCTTCATAATCAACCCCATCAATCGTAAGGAACTCCGCCTCTCCGCTTTCGCGTGCCAATTCCACTCCTCGCCATCGCCTTCGTATTTGTCGCGGCGTCACGAGGAGGAGAGCCGGGCCGTGAGGGTGTCCGTGTGGTGGGACTTCGAGAATTGCACGCTGCCGGCCGGAGCCAACGCATTCAGGGTCGCCCAGAGCATTGCTGCCGCGATTAGGGCAAATGGCATCAAGGGCCCCATCCAGATCACGGCGTTTGGCGATGTATTGCAGCTCTCCAGGTCGAACCAGGAGGCTCTCTCGGCTACTGGGATCAATCTCACTCACATTCCTAATG GTGGAAAAAATAGTGCTGATAGATCCCTTCTTATAGATCTTATGTACTGGGTATCCCAAAACCCTCCTCCAGCACATCTTTTCCTAATTTCTGGTGACAGGGATTTTGCGGGCATTTTACATCGATTAAGAATGAGCAATTACAATATCTTGCTTGCCAGTCCAGAGACTGCTCCAAGTGTTCTTTGCTGTGCTGCAAGTATCATGTGGCATTGGAATACTTTGGTTAAAGGGGAAAACCTTACTGGAAAGCATTTTAACCAACCTCCAGATGGACCATATGGTTCTTGGTATGCCCATTATAGGGCGCCTCTTAAGGATCCATTTGCAGTTACTGAGCAGCTGGCTTCTTCACGAACTGAGGAGGTGTCTGATTCTAATTCAGATCCCAAGCCTCGTACAGTTCCAAAGGCAGTTGTAAAGCAGATTCGGCGAATATTGAAATCTTATCCTGAAGGGATCAGTTTGGGAGACCTCCGTTTGGAGTTGAAGAAGTGTAATTTGAGCATAGATAAGGACTTGTATGGATTTAAAAAATTCTCTCACTTTCTTTTATCGATGCCTCATATTTTAAACCTTTGCACTGTTGGTGACGGCCAGCTTCTTATACGTTTGGTTGCCTCAAAAGTATCTGAGCCAGTTAAAACAACTACAGGTGTAGCTTCAGGAGCTAATACCAATAATGCAGAGTCAGATTCCGTAATAACTTCTAAGGTTAATGGTGTTGGCAGCCCTAGTTCTACAGATGTGGATGAGAACGCATCGCCTCCAAAGATGgaaataaatgctaaagaatCCTCAAGAAAATTGCAAGAGCCACAAGTGAAATTGGCAGAGCCACCTCCACTTTCTGAGAAGGTAAATAATGCCAAGAAAACTGAGAAGCATTTGCATCTTATTGAAGATTGCAGTTCCACATGTGACGAAGGATTTTTCACAAGGATGTGGAGGAAATGGTTTGCTGAAAAAGATGGTGTTCCTGAGAAGATAAGTACTAGTTCCAGTGAGAGTGATGTGAGTACGAAGGCTGAGGTTGCAAGACCAACATCTCAGAACACTGATCCAGCAGATCCAGCTTCACTTTCTCCATCCAACAGTAAAACAACTATGAACAAAGTTGACAGGGATGATGAACCATATGGTGATAAATCTAGTAGACATACCGGTTTTTGGAAGCAGATAAGAAGTTGGTGTGTGTTTTGGAGAAAAAGCAACTTTGAAAACTCAAGGGAACAATCTGTTGACAAACTAAACCATGTACCCATTGATTGTGGGAAAGATGGATTATTTTTACAGGAATCTTTCTGGAAGGAAATGGAGGCATTTATAAATACACCACCAAATGGTTCAATCCTTGTCTTACAATCAAGAAGCAG GGAGCAGCTGGCTCAGAACTTGCAACAGCAAGGGCCTTCAGTTATCAGATGCCTTGGTCAAGACGATCTTCTTAATCTGGTGGACTTGTTAATTTCAGATAAGAAGTGGGTGACAGAGTGCCCCTCTGAAAAGTATCCTTTCAAACTCATCCTACCTGCTGGAAAGAGTTCCAGTTCCACTCCTACCAATTCAAATGGCTTAAGATCTCTCTTTTTATCAAAATCTGAGTGTAGTTCAAACAGATTGCTGGAATATGATGAAGAAAAAAGACACCAGAATCTTCCACGCACTGGAGTCTGTCTGCCTGTCATCAATAAGAAAGCTTCTGGCAAGTCCAGAAATGAGATGTTAGCTGACTGTCATAAGCttgttgatgacattttgaaGGAATACCCTGAAGGGTTCAATATGGCCTCCTTTAGAAAAATGTTTCTAGAGCGGAATGGCTATCCTTTGGATATTCAAAAGCTGGGATACCAAAAACTGGTGACCTTGTTACAGATAATGCCTGGGGTGAAAGTAGAATCCACTATCATTTATCCAAGTTCTAGCCTTGAAACTGCACTTCCTAGTGCTGAAAATAATACCAATATTTCAACATTAAATTTAGATGATGAAATATCTGACGGATCCAAGAAAGGCGATGATCCTGACTGTCCATGGGAGGAGCTAGGGCCTGTTGCCAGCACAGCTCCCCAGCAAAATGAAATCGATTTGGGGTCCAAAAGGAGCGCAAATGAAGAAACTGTAAAGCAGAGAAATCACGATTACGAAGCCCTGGCAGATGATTACATCACAGATTCGGAAGAAGAGGATTCATCCTTAGTTGGATCAGATGAGACAGGGAAGCCTGGAATAAACGAGGGAGATAGCCCATTACTAAAGATTCTTGACTCGTGGTACAGAACTAAGGAGGAGATCAACAGAAAGGAAGGGCGGGATAATGTGGATGGCAAGGTAAATTGTTCTCAAATTGTCTTAAAACCGTCTGATTCCCCTGCCGCTAGCATTGAAACTGAAACTCCTCCCTTCAGGTCTGGAGTGAAGCAAAGACCTTTTAGGAGGTATTCTTTTGTTGAAGACCAGCCTAGGGGAAACAAAGACGAGCTGATTGATGGTATACTAGGTACCTTGAAGAAGCGAGGTGGTGATTCGAGGGTCCAGGGTTAA